Sequence from the Vanessa tameamea isolate UH-Manoa-2023 chromosome 4, ilVanTame1 primary haplotype, whole genome shotgun sequence genome:
TTATTaacgtaacataaaaataacgagTGTAATTTTGTTATCCTATCCTTACAATGAACCTTCatctttagtttaaaaatattagtattttcttatttttatttatatagcataTCGTCAAAAGTGAAtgatatagtttaataatatatatatacaatagtgATATAACATAAGCTATTATTTCGCTACGGTTCGATACGACTCTTACTTTCTTTAATCGTACATATCCGTGGTTCCTTATACTGCACATCCTCATCCACGCTACGGATTGCATTCGCATGGTCAATGCCTGCTCAAATCGACCTTGGACCCTCTACACGCGGCATTAAAGACAAATTTACTTCAGTTTCATACTTTGCAAGTGTAACTAATAGAGCTGAAACCGGTCGTCCGTGAGTGAAACGTGGGACTACAACGTCCTCATGGAGCACGCGAATACATCtgcaattattgttttttcacGTGCACATATATATCTGAAACACGCATCAAAAGTAGTAACATACGTGTGTCTCGCTTTTTACTGTGCATTTTATCGGAGAAATTGCGTTGGAAAATAGTTCTCCATCATTTCAAGTTCAGTTACGTAAGTGGGCGTGCAAGAGAATTGGTGCGGAATGGCGGATGTTTGGTGGTGCTAGTCGGTGAAGCGACGCGCGGTTATAAGCTCGCATCGTTTCCCTCGACCATCAGTCGACGCTAAGCCACCCTCATatacgttaatttaatttttaaagtgtagtgtgtttaaattaatagaaacatGTGCGCTTCATTCCGGATAGCCGGTTTATTAGTTATATGTGTGGTTGTCGCCTCTGGACATGTTCACGGGCCTCGGAGATCACGTCGGATGGATATAGAAGATTATGAGCAAAATGAAATTGACAGTGGTAGAGCTGATGAAGGATCTTGGTGGTCCTCCGCTGAGTTCAACATTTTACGAAAAGTTTACGATGATTGCAGTGCGCAGAAACACTTAACGACGTGCCTTAAAGGAAAAGCCCTAACGGCTCTGACAAGAGCAGTAGAGCAGGTGAATAAGTGTTCTTAGTGGATCTCGTGATAAGTGAATTTGTTCCAAATggtttgtgtaatatttttttaatgtgttgtACAGGACAGCGTTCAGCTTGCTGACGGCTTAACCCTGGTGAAACAAGCCGATGCGCCAAATTCTGTAGCCGAGCCTCGCTTCCTCCCTGGAATGTCGATGGAGGACAAGCTTGACACCATGCTACGTAGCCGATTTGAGCAATTATTAAGCACTCACACTGTTTCAATGGATCTTGCATCGGAAGGTAGAGGAAGAGGTGTGtatgacattaataaaataaggcgtttttatataattttaaagataaaaaaataaattttcaatttttatatattgtacaggGAAAAAAGTTCTTCCCTACCTACTTCTCGGTATTTTCACAACCGTGAGCATCGTTGGAGGAATAGCGTTGAAGACTTTAGCTGCCATTGCCGGTAAAGCGCTGATTGCAAGTAAGGTAGCCCTAACGATCGCCGGTATCATCGCCCTTAAAAAGCTGTTCAGCCATGATGGCGCGACAGGAGAAACCACTTTCCAAGTTCACGCAGATGGCCACCATAggtaaaagatttttataatatgaatttcttttataagataaaaattttAGGTGATATAGAACAGCAAGTAAGAGTAATTGAATGAAAATGTTGTTAGtaaaattacgaaaaaatatatttatttactgtgtatttttttaattctagtctTTAATTCGAAGGCGAAACCTATATGTAGTGAGGCCAGCGAGATCAGGCGCGATGGACCCTTACCGATACTACGCAGAGCAGTCGCAAGCAACCGCTAGTGCGTAGACGCGCGGTCGCTGAGCGAACTTCGACATACGCCGGCCTCGCTACTACCTTGCGCTGAAAACCATACAAAATAACCTCAAACCAAAGTGCCGTCCACCCACGGACATTCTATTTAAAGAAACCCGTTGTCCACCTTCATACTACCTTCAAATCTATGtcagttaataatttaatgtaatttatttaatcgtgACTACggttttaggtatatttaaatattaatttaaattatttaaggataaaataaaaattataatatatattgtggtTTTATTCTTTGGTTCAGTGTAAAATTTTGAATTCTTGATAGCATTTTTAGTTAGGGAAACTTAACGTGTActtttgtgttaattttattggattataaatgataatagttttttcattaaataatgaaattgtaatatCGAATTGGAAATCATCgttcaatattaaaaagtaattaataagtaaCATTGATCCACTTTCTTTGCACGCTCTACCGAAGAGAGGAGTATAAAATATGCTAAGATTTTCCAGCTATATGAGTGCAGTGGCTACGAACGTGGAAAGTAGAAAGTTTTTACCGATTCACTGAACATGCATGCTTAGATACTGTTAGAATGCCTAGATGTATCTTATAATTTCAACTTTGTTAAACATTTATGTGACATACACGACAACATCATTTTTGCAAATGCGTCAATAGAACAGGAGATACTTTCATTGATTGCTTTAGTAGCACtatacagataaacaaacagtTAACTAAGCATCTCTATTGAGGAGGGCAGTGATAATGCCGCGGAGTGTGGTATGGTATTTGTTCGACTGCGGAAGGTCAGCTCGTTGATTAGTCGGGCCCGACTAAAGGCCGACCACATTGCGCGTTTGTACGCCCGAACGCTGTTTATAATGCAGATATGTGTTTGCCCAATCGCTGCACGCTACGTTGGCTATATGGCATAGTTAATGCGGCTCGAGTCTCTTTGCATACGCAAATATAGGGCGGGCGGTCCAGCTCTGATTAAGCGGTACCATGCCGGTGATGTTGGCTTTATTTCCGTTTTAGGAGCAACGTTACACTTGATTACTTATCCACATTTTAGTGTATTTTGGACTTTATTTTTGTAGAACATAAGATCTTCTTTTTAATACAAAGTGCAAtacattgaaatgtttattaatttacacgTAAATACGTAGAAAATATGTATCGTATCGACACTATGTTAAGTAGTTTATCGGGACAgtacaaatataatctatacgttatttttttaattatttataacgtaaTATTGATGTGTAGATGTACATATCTACATCTGAAGGCTCGTGTCCACTGGGAGCTTACAGTGACTGGTGCATTAGCCCATATCAGCTACTTCTCCTGCTTGGGTTCCTGTCAATGGGTACCTTCAATACTTAATGGTCTGCGTCTCAAATTAGACTaccattatatatgtaaatgctTATTTCATATATACTTAGATAGGATGTGTCAATGATCTTggtaaatatgattaaattatgtttgcTGTTTAGTTAATCGATTTTGTATAATATGGATaagattttcatttgaataagtATTGATGAAgtttgtacaatatttacagCATAATATTTCATCTACGATAAAGATATCAAATCAACATTTTacaagaataattaattgaagtGACCATCGATTCTATCGGGAAAAAGCACCATAACAACTCAATGGTTACTATTTTCCGACACTCTGGTTACAAAGGTAATACAATAGTATtgaattattatctatccttaaacaaacacaacaaaacctttcatctttataatattagtgaataCGGAAGAACAAcgaaaatgtaatgtatttttcgaTACATAAGTACATAACATATGAGGCTGCGGGCGTCAGTCGTAGAGCGAAGTTACTTTACGGGTGAATGGTCAAAGTATCCGACATAAACCTATTTTGTTCTCTTCTTATATTGGATGTACGTTCCCTTCTTCAGCCACCGCGCCGCCGACCGTTGTCCTTTGAAGCAGGGTTGTCTGAAAAGTTAATTCTTCTCTATATTTTGAtggtattaaattgttattttttttttatcgtgtaactaatttaaatatatcaggTTTAATTATCTACGTACATTTTAttgcacataaataaatatattagttattgcACGAAGAAATTGTTTTGTACCtaagtaaagttaaaattataacacgGCGTTAAACCTACGACACACTCCTGGCGAAAgtacaatcaaatatataaataaatgtgaatatattttgtaataaattaaattactgttataatttaattaaattaaccgaCGTTTAATAAGCagaaagataaataatacttattttcttCCCTTGTTTGTTTACATTCATAA
This genomic interval carries:
- the Osi21 gene encoding uncharacterized protein Osi21 isoform X1, giving the protein MCASFRIAGLLVICVVVASGHVHGPRRSRRMDIEDYEQNEIDSGRADEGSWWSSAEFNILRKVYDDCSAQKHLTTCLKGKALTALTRAVEQDSVQLADGLTLVKQADAPNSVAEPRFLPGMSMEDKLDTMLRSRFEQLLSTHTVSMDLASEGRGRGKKVLPYLLLGIFTTVSIVGGIALKTLAAIAGKALIASKVALTIAGIIALKKLFSHDGATGETTFQVHADGHHRRNLYVVRPARSGAMDPYRYYAEQSQATASA
- the Osi21 gene encoding uncharacterized protein Osi21 isoform X2 produces the protein MCASFRIAGLLVICVVVASGHVHGPRRSRRMDIEDYEQNEIDSGRADEGSWWSSAEFNILRKVYDDCSAQKHLTTCLKGKALTALTRAVEQDSVQLADGLTLVKQADAPNSVAEPRFLPGMSMEDKLDTMLRSRFEQLLSTHTVSMDLASEGRGRGKKVLPYLLLGIFTTVSIVGGIALKTLAAIAGKALIASKVALTIAGIIALKKLFSHDGATGETTFQVHADGHHSL